Within the Paracoccus liaowanqingii genome, the region ATACCAAACCTCACAAAGTTGGTATTTTTACACTCCCTCTTGGGAGAAATTATGGGGGCATTCTTCAAGCTTATGCTCTAATGAAAACAGTACGAGATCTTGGATGCGACCCCATCTTGATTAATAGGCGGTTTGCTGACAAAGAAGCTTTACTTACCACGGAAAGAGATGAAAACGATATTATTCCAGCGATTACCAACACGATTGATATGGAAGTAGACCTAGAAACTCGCTCATTTATCGAAAATAACATTCTCCCTATAAGTCGACCCTTTCGCACTTCAGCCGAGCTAAAGAAAAATATAGCCGATTACGACCTGCACGCAGTGATCTCTGGCAGTGACCAGGTATGGCGCGCAAAATATGCCCGCGGCCTGCTGAAAGACTTCTTTCACGGATATCTTGATCCAAAAGATTGCCGCATTAAGCGTATTAGCTATGCCGCTTCCTTCGGGGCTGATCAGTGGGAGTTCACTGAAGAGCAAACAAAAATGGCGGCACGTTATGCCAAGCTCTTCGACGCTATCTCTGTCCGAGAAAAGAGTGCGACTGAACTATGCCGGGAACATTTGGGAGCCGATGCGCGGCACGTTTTGGATCCGACACTCCTGCAGACGCCAGAATGTTATCGACGCTTATTTGCAGACCGGGTGAAGGTCGCGCCGGGGCGGCGTATCACCAGCTATATTCTGGATGCTAGCCCAGAAAAAGCTCAATTCATGAAGAAAGTTTCTGATCAGCTTGGAATGAAGATCGTTGCAGCGAATAGGCGTTTTGATAGCGCTGGCACCCTTACTCCTGACAGGACTGTCGAAGGATGGCTGGTAGACTTTTATCAAGCTGATTTTGTTTTAACAGATTCTTTCCATGGCGTGGCATTTTCCATACTATTCAACAAGCCATTTATTGTGTTCTCGAATCCGATCCGGGGATTGGCGAGATTTTCGTCAATACTTGGACTCTTTGAACTGGAAGCCCGCATGGTTAAAGATGTTGGCTCTGCCGATCTTGAGGCGTTATTAACTCCTATTGACTGGATAAAGGTCAATATGCGCCTGGACGAATTACGCCATCAATCAATAGAGTTCCTGCGTAACGCGCTCGAAATTCCGCCCAAAACGTAAAGCAGCATGCCTCCCTATCCCGCGAGCCGCCCACGAACTACTCGGTCCTTCCCAGTCTGCTGCCTTTGCTGCATCAGCGTCGATGATCAAGCTGCCTCACTCGATGCCTACCGTGCCCTGTTTCCTGTAACAGGGAATATCCTGCGGGCCGCGGCATGGCACAGCGTGTAGGGGTCCGCCTCCGAACCGCCCTGCCACTCGTGGGCAGGGCAGCGCTGCTAGAGGGAACGCTTAGGGAACCTATGACAAAGGCCTATTGATGCTTTTATTCATTTTCCTATGGTTGTTCTTCGGCAGTTATTTCCGGCACTACTCCCATTTTTGGGAACAGGAAACAGCTTCTCCGCCACGATCACCATGTTAATCGGCTTGGCGACAAGCGGGACGTTCGCATACCTGTCCGGAATGGTTGCCCTGTCCTCGCTGCTGGCGAAGATGATTGGAACACATGCGGCGAGGAGATCATCCGCTAAGGGATACGATGTGTCATTGCCAAGCCGATTGTTGAGAATGCCGCCATCAGGCAGAGGCTTTTCCTTAAGGAGCATATAACCGCCATCCAACGTTGATGACGGTCCGACCACCACTCCGCCGCAATCGCTGATCTGCCGGCAGATCTCGAGGCTCAAGATAAATTCGTCCTCTACTACCAAGATGCGCCGTCCAGCGAGATCGGGTTTGTCCATGGATCACCTTCAAAACTTGCAAACAGGTGAGTTGAGCCATTGTTCCCGCTTCCCTGGAGGTGCCACTCCTCATGGGCATTTTGGTCTGCACCGTCCACCCCCCCCCGTTCAACTCCAAGCCTGCTTTGTACCCCGTATTCGTGTCATGAATTTTATTTTCATCTTAGGGTTGAAATCGGCCCATAACCCGGTAGATCGGTGATCCGTATCCACGCCTAAGTAGGCTGGACATTACTGCCTTCTCATTCAGACATCTGGAGTGCCTATGAAGCATCGCGACTTCCGAAAGATGTTTTTGGCGGCGGGTATGCCGAAGGATCAAGTTGACGCCGTCCTCGATCATTTCCATGCCAATGGCGGTGCCGCCGACATCACTTCGGTGTCCGAGTATGAGGCGGCAAAGTCAATCTATGCCGTGATGGATGCCTCTGTCCCTTCCGGGGATTTCCATACTCCGGTGGCGCGCTATCTTATCTCCCTTGGCGTTCGGATCGTAGCTTGGGAGGACCAGGCGGCTGTTGTCCCTGACTTCACCCCCAGCCTGCCCTCTCGCCCGTAAGCAGGTTTTATGAAACCGAAAACCCCGGCGCGAAAGATCGCACCGGGGCTGTCAGGACAACGTAACTCGAGACCACATGAATGTTCCGTAAAGGCGAGTGGCCGGCTTAGAGTTCCCGTTAGAACACAGTCCATCGGAAAAAAGATGGGGAAGCTACATTCTATATTTCCCAGCATCTTCTTCGAGGTTGAAGTGTAAAGGCGGCCAGAAACGCAG harbors:
- a CDS encoding polysaccharide pyruvyl transferase family protein; its protein translation is MEKIKMDAAQEKQLSQSLSDALDRNNLRQHLKRVWVFDKQILVVDFAYRNVHFGFDMTPLSDKKLSVDLLKRDRSQTSFIITSAAQGKHRLTSSTVPDEAVNVVIDKAIDLVNRIDRHYKAIEDGFSLPVSGDIHIHEAENKGPRPDTKPHKVGIFTLPLGRNYGGILQAYALMKTVRDLGCDPILINRRFADKEALLTTERDENDIIPAITNTIDMEVDLETRSFIENNILPISRPFRTSAELKKNIADYDLHAVISGSDQVWRAKYARGLLKDFFHGYLDPKDCRIKRISYAASFGADQWEFTEEQTKMAARYAKLFDAISVREKSATELCREHLGADARHVLDPTLLQTPECYRRLFADRVKVAPGRRITSYILDASPEKAQFMKKVSDQLGMKIVAANRRFDSAGTLTPDRTVEGWLVDFYQADFVLTDSFHGVAFSILFNKPFIVFSNPIRGLARFSSILGLFELEARMVKDVGSADLEALLTPIDWIKVNMRLDELRHQSIEFLRNALEIPPKT
- a CDS encoding response regulator, whose translation is MDKPDLAGRRILVVEDEFILSLEICRQISDCGGVVVGPSSTLDGGYMLLKEKPLPDGGILNNRLGNDTSYPLADDLLAACVPIIFASSEDRATIPDRYANVPLVAKPINMVIVAEKLFPVPKNGSSAGNNCRRTTIGK